The following proteins are co-located in the Motilibacter rhizosphaerae genome:
- a CDS encoding endo-1,4-beta-xylanase, with product MKLRRLVTAGAIGVSAVLAVTSTGIASGSSVPSDSLRALADDYNLKIGSAIIPFDLDNPAYAKVAGEQFSSVTPGNEMKWETVEPTRGTYDWSKADRLVSFAEAHGQQVRGHVLLWHNQLPGWLTSGVADGSITKAQLRDLLQKHITDEVAHFKGKIWQWDVANEFFADSWSPQPLANGMNGDDFWVKNLGTGIVADAFRWAHAADPKALLFYNDYNITGADGTNAKFQAAYDFVKSLKEQGVPIDGVGEQGHLDTQYGFPTKMQQDLQAFADLGLRVAITEADVRTFVEQTDDKQTPTDQLAMSAQPFYYDQMLKACLAVRSCISFTVWGFGEADSWVPGWFTGEGYAGIYNTDVQPKTAYYTLQQDLQLAQDGAQKRKHH from the coding sequence GTGAAGCTGCGACGTCTTGTGACTGCGGGCGCCATCGGCGTCTCCGCGGTGCTGGCGGTCACCTCCACGGGGATCGCGTCCGGCTCGTCGGTCCCGTCCGACTCGCTGCGCGCCCTGGCCGACGACTACAACCTGAAGATCGGGTCGGCGATCATCCCCTTCGACCTCGACAACCCGGCCTACGCCAAGGTCGCGGGCGAGCAGTTCTCGTCGGTGACGCCGGGCAACGAGATGAAGTGGGAGACGGTCGAGCCGACCCGCGGGACCTACGACTGGTCGAAGGCCGACCGGCTCGTGTCCTTCGCCGAGGCCCACGGCCAGCAGGTCCGCGGCCACGTGCTGCTGTGGCACAACCAGCTCCCCGGCTGGCTCACCTCGGGCGTCGCCGACGGCAGCATCACCAAGGCCCAGCTGCGCGACCTGCTCCAGAAGCACATCACCGACGAGGTGGCGCACTTCAAGGGCAAGATCTGGCAGTGGGACGTGGCCAACGAGTTCTTCGCCGACTCGTGGAGCCCGCAGCCGCTGGCCAACGGCATGAACGGTGACGACTTCTGGGTGAAGAACCTCGGCACGGGGATCGTCGCCGACGCCTTCCGCTGGGCGCACGCCGCCGACCCGAAGGCGCTGCTGTTCTACAACGACTACAACATCACCGGCGCCGACGGCACCAACGCGAAGTTCCAGGCGGCGTACGACTTCGTGAAGTCGCTCAAGGAGCAGGGCGTCCCGATCGACGGCGTCGGCGAGCAGGGCCACCTCGACACGCAGTACGGCTTCCCGACGAAGATGCAGCAGGACCTCCAGGCCTTCGCCGACCTGGGCCTGCGCGTGGCGATCACCGAGGCCGACGTCCGCACGTTCGTCGAGCAGACGGACGACAAGCAGACGCCGACTGACCAGCTCGCCATGTCGGCCCAGCCGTTCTACTACGACCAGATGCTCAAGGCCTGCCTCGCGGTCCGCAGCTGCATCTCGTTCACCGTCTGGGGCTTCGGCGAGGCCGACTCGTGGGTCCCCGGCTGGTTCACGGGCGAGGGCTACGCCGGCATCTACAACACCGACGTCCAGCCCAAGACGGCGTACTACACGCTGCAGCAGGACCTCCAGCTGGCGCAGGACGGCGCGCAGAAGCGCAAGCACCACTAG
- a CDS encoding LacI family DNA-binding transcriptional regulator: MTTEDAPGAAPDRRPTLAMVAETAGVSAPTVSKVLNGRADVAPETRARVEQAVRELRYVPGARRAHPEERIVEIVFDDLLNSYASEIIDGAVTAGVAKGITVVPRRVGDDVRGDWARRVRGAGREGVIVVTSVLTHEQIAQFTRAGLSLVVIDAINPPRAEMASIGSTNFLGAVDATDHLLGLGHRRIAHLGGASSLMCSLARAHGFRAAMERAGVPVVEDLVVFRPFTFEAGVETALPWLRGAQRPTAVFAASDGLALGVLEAARQCGLRVPEDLSVVGFDDTYAAAMSAPPLTTVHQPLREMGARAVDTLLGIAAGDPLATYHIELATRLTVRSSTAPAPTA, translated from the coding sequence GTGACCACGGAGGACGCGCCCGGGGCTGCTCCGGACCGGCGGCCGACGCTGGCGATGGTGGCCGAGACCGCCGGGGTCAGCGCTCCAACGGTGTCGAAGGTCCTCAACGGCCGCGCCGACGTCGCCCCCGAGACCCGCGCCCGCGTGGAGCAGGCCGTCCGCGAGCTGCGCTACGTCCCGGGTGCGCGGCGGGCGCACCCGGAGGAGCGCATCGTCGAGATCGTCTTCGACGACCTGCTGAACTCCTACGCCTCCGAGATCATCGACGGGGCCGTGACCGCGGGCGTCGCCAAGGGCATCACGGTCGTGCCGCGCCGCGTCGGTGACGACGTCCGGGGCGACTGGGCGCGACGCGTCCGGGGGGCCGGGCGCGAGGGGGTCATCGTCGTCACCTCCGTGCTCACGCACGAGCAGATCGCCCAGTTCACGCGGGCCGGCCTCTCGCTCGTGGTCATCGACGCGATCAACCCGCCGCGCGCGGAGATGGCGAGCATCGGGTCGACCAACTTCCTCGGCGCCGTCGACGCCACCGACCACCTGCTCGGCCTCGGCCACCGGCGCATCGCGCACCTCGGGGGCGCCAGCAGCCTCATGTGCTCCCTGGCCCGCGCCCACGGCTTCCGCGCGGCGATGGAGCGCGCCGGAGTGCCCGTCGTCGAGGACCTCGTGGTGTTCCGGCCGTTCACCTTCGAGGCCGGCGTCGAGACGGCCCTGCCGTGGCTGCGCGGCGCGCAGCGGCCGACCGCCGTCTTCGCCGCCTCCGACGGGCTGGCGCTCGGCGTCCTCGAGGCCGCCCGCCAGTGCGGGCTGCGGGTGCCCGAGGACCTCAGCGTCGTCGGCTTCGACGACACGTACGCCGCGGCGATGTCCGCTCCCCCGCTGACGACGGTGCACCAGCCCCTGCGCGAGATGGGGGCGCGGGCGGTGGACACCCTGCTCGGGATCGCGGCGGGCGACCCGCTCGCGACGTACCACATCGAGCTCGCCACCCGGCTGACCGTCCGCTCGTCCACGGCACCCGCACCGACGGCCTGA
- a CDS encoding sugar ABC transporter permease: MASNVPGPSTGVEPPADNNAANDAAVRAGAGAPAGTAVNEGVAQSDFARDTGTGSLTEFFQDYVRRVRGGEVGALPALAGLIVLVVIFSQASDVFLSKGNLANLPAQAAGFGFIGMGLVFVLLLGEIDLSAGTASGVCAGTMAIVLNNDGNMRHSVGTPTWLVVLLLMVVAAGVAAWSRLWPAVVIIALGVVVLVAQLGSSAILAVYLAVSVGVAIGVLTGLLVSQVGIPSFVVTLALFLGWQGVLLQFIQNGAAIPTRNFGFINGIANKNVPPVLGWVLFLLAIGSYAALTITRSVRRRAAGLSAEPLSVVLARAGALLVIGIAAVLFLNAERSPNPKVISIKGMPWVVPAILVIMVFWTFVLSRTSFGRHIYAVGGNAEAARRAGIDVRRMRTAAFAISSGMAAIGGVVIASKTGGVPADAGGGNTLLYSVGAAVIGGTSLFGGRGRVRDAVIGALVIGMIPNGLGLLNLNSSYNFMITGVVLLMAATVDAVSRKKASATG; encoded by the coding sequence ATGGCATCGAACGTCCCCGGTCCCTCGACCGGTGTCGAGCCCCCGGCCGACAACAACGCGGCCAACGACGCCGCCGTCCGCGCCGGCGCCGGCGCGCCGGCGGGCACCGCGGTCAACGAGGGCGTCGCGCAGAGCGACTTCGCCCGCGACACGGGCACCGGCTCGCTCACCGAGTTCTTCCAGGACTACGTCCGCCGCGTCCGCGGCGGCGAGGTGGGCGCCCTGCCCGCGCTCGCGGGCCTGATCGTCCTCGTCGTCATCTTCAGCCAGGCGAGCGACGTCTTCCTCAGCAAGGGCAACCTGGCGAACCTCCCGGCGCAGGCCGCGGGCTTCGGCTTCATCGGCATGGGCCTGGTCTTCGTCCTGCTCCTGGGCGAGATCGACCTGTCCGCCGGCACCGCCAGCGGCGTCTGCGCCGGCACGATGGCCATCGTCCTCAACAACGACGGCAACATGCGCCACTCGGTCGGCACCCCGACCTGGCTGGTCGTGCTCCTCCTCATGGTCGTGGCCGCCGGCGTCGCCGCCTGGTCCCGGCTCTGGCCCGCGGTCGTCATCATCGCGCTGGGCGTGGTCGTCCTCGTGGCGCAGCTCGGCAGCAGCGCGATCCTCGCGGTCTACCTCGCGGTCTCCGTGGGCGTGGCCATCGGCGTGCTCACCGGTCTGCTGGTCTCCCAGGTCGGCATCCCGTCGTTCGTCGTGACCCTCGCGCTGTTCCTCGGCTGGCAGGGCGTGCTCCTCCAGTTCATCCAGAACGGCGCGGCGATCCCGACCCGCAACTTCGGCTTCATCAACGGCATCGCCAACAAGAACGTCCCGCCGGTGCTCGGCTGGGTGCTCTTCCTGCTCGCGATCGGCTCCTACGCCGCCCTGACGATCACGCGCTCGGTCCGGCGTCGTGCGGCCGGGCTGTCGGCGGAGCCGCTGTCCGTGGTGCTCGCCCGTGCGGGTGCCCTGCTCGTCATCGGCATCGCTGCCGTGCTCTTCCTCAACGCCGAGCGCTCGCCCAACCCGAAGGTCATCTCCATCAAGGGCATGCCCTGGGTGGTCCCGGCGATCCTCGTCATCATGGTCTTCTGGACCTTCGTGCTGTCCCGCACGTCGTTCGGCCGGCACATCTACGCGGTCGGCGGCAACGCCGAGGCCGCGCGCCGCGCCGGCATCGACGTGCGCCGCATGCGCACCGCCGCGTTCGCGATCTCCTCCGGCATGGCGGCCATCGGCGGTGTCGTCATCGCCTCGAAGACCGGTGGCGTCCCGGCCGACGCGGGTGGCGGCAACACGCTGCTCTACTCCGTGGGTGCCGCGGTCATCGGCGGTACGTCGCTGTTCGGCGGTCGCGGTCGCGTGCGCGACGCGGTCATCGGCGCGCTCGTCATCGGCATGATCCCCAACGGCCTCGGCCTGCTCAACCTCAACTCGTCGTACAACTTCATGATCACCGGCGTCGTGCTCCTCATGGCGGCGACGGTGGACGCGGTGTCCCGCAAGAAGGCGTCCGCGACGGGCTGA
- a CDS encoding lysophospholipid acyltransferase family protein, giving the protein MFYWLLKRVLVGPLLWLFFRPEVEGLEHVPAEGAAILASNHLSFSDSFFLPLVVPRRTTFMAKAEYFDTPGLKGRLTAWFFRGVGATPVDRSGGRASEAALRTGLRVLEAGELFGIYPEGTRSPDGRLYRGRTGVARLALEARVPVIPVAMIDTEKVQPPGQVLPKPGRVGIRIGEPLDFSRYYGLESDRFVLRSVTDEIMYALMRLSDQEYVDIYASSVKGRAAAAAAAAQRAA; this is encoded by the coding sequence ATGTTCTACTGGCTGCTCAAGCGCGTGCTGGTGGGCCCGCTGCTCTGGCTGTTCTTCCGGCCGGAGGTCGAGGGGCTCGAGCACGTGCCCGCCGAGGGTGCGGCGATCCTCGCGAGCAACCACCTCTCGTTCTCCGACTCCTTCTTCCTGCCGCTCGTCGTGCCGCGGCGCACGACCTTCATGGCGAAGGCGGAGTACTTCGACACCCCGGGCCTCAAGGGCCGGCTGACCGCGTGGTTCTTCCGCGGCGTCGGCGCCACCCCCGTCGACCGCTCGGGCGGCCGTGCGAGCGAGGCGGCGCTGCGTACGGGTCTGCGCGTCCTCGAGGCCGGCGAGCTGTTCGGCATCTACCCCGAGGGCACCCGCTCGCCGGACGGCCGGCTCTACCGCGGCCGCACCGGCGTCGCCCGCCTCGCGCTCGAGGCCCGTGTGCCGGTCATCCCAGTCGCCATGATCGACACGGAGAAGGTCCAACCGCCCGGCCAGGTGCTGCCGAAGCCCGGCAGGGTCGGCATCCGGATCGGTGAGCCGCTCGACTTCTCCCGCTACTACGGGCTCGAGTCCGACCGCTTCGTGCTGCGCTCGGTCACCGACGAGATCATGTACGCGCTGATGCGCCTGTCGGACCAGGAGTACGTCGACATCTACGCCTCCTCGGTCAAGGGCAGGGCGGCGGCCGCCGCCGCGGCGGCCCAGCGCGCGGCGTAG
- a CDS encoding aconitate hydratase, with translation MSVDSFGAKGTLQVGDEAYEIFRLSAVEGQERLPYSLKILLENLLRTEDGANTTAEHVRALAAWDPAAEPDTEIQFTPARVVMQDFTGVPCVVDLATMREAVRDLGGDPDKINPLAPAELVIDHSVIADLFGAPDSFARNVDLEYERNRERYQFLRWGQTAFDEFKVVPPGTGIVHQVNIEHLARVVMTRGVDGTLRAYPDTCVGTDSHTTMVNGIGVLGWGVGGIEAEAAMLGQPVSMLIPRVVGFKLTGELPEGATATDLVLTITEMLRKHGVVGKFVEFYGPAVSAVPLANRATIGNMSPEYGSTCAIFPIDDETVRYLQLTGRSAEQVALVEAYAKEQGLWHDPSAEPVYSEHAELDLSTVVPSLAGPKRPQDRVSLSEAKAGFRTALANYASAAPETRVDEGVEETFPASDPIAVGTAAEDDVPAVASAIVGDVSGRPSNPVRTTLSDGTEVELDHGAVTIAAITSCTNTSNPSVMIGAALLAKKAVEAGLSRKPWVKTTLAPGSKVVSDYYERAGLTPYLDKLGFNLVGYGCTTCIGNSGPLPEEVSAAVNENDLAVVSVLSGNRNFEGRINPDVKMNYLASPPLVVAYALAGTMDIDITTEPLGTREDGSPVYLRDIWPSSQEIEEVVDSAIASEMFSRDYADVFAGDERWQSLPTPEGSTFAWDQGSTYVRKPPYFEGMAEQPAPVTDISGARVLLKLGDSVTTDHISPAGSIKADSPAGAYLTEHGVERRDFNSYGSRRGNHDVMIRGTFANIRLRNQIAPGTEGGFTRDFTQADAPVTTVYDAAQAYAAAGTPLVILAGKEYGSGSSRDWAAKGTALLGVRAVIAESYERIHRSNLIGMGVLPLQFPEGQSAESLGLTGEETFSITGVTALNDGTTPRTVTVKAGEKEFEARVRIDTPGEADYYRHGGILQFVLRSLIG, from the coding sequence GTGAGCGTGGACAGTTTCGGGGCCAAGGGGACGCTGCAGGTCGGGGACGAGGCCTACGAGATCTTCCGGCTCTCCGCCGTCGAGGGCCAGGAGCGCCTGCCCTACAGCCTGAAGATCCTCCTCGAGAACCTCCTCCGCACCGAGGACGGGGCCAACACCACCGCCGAGCACGTGCGCGCCCTCGCCGCGTGGGACCCGGCCGCCGAGCCGGACACCGAGATCCAGTTCACGCCGGCGCGCGTGGTCATGCAGGACTTCACCGGCGTGCCCTGCGTCGTCGACCTCGCCACCATGCGCGAGGCCGTGCGCGACCTCGGCGGCGACCCGGACAAGATCAACCCGCTCGCCCCGGCCGAGCTCGTCATCGACCACTCGGTCATCGCCGACCTGTTCGGCGCGCCGGACTCCTTCGCGCGCAACGTCGACCTGGAGTACGAGCGCAACCGCGAGCGCTACCAGTTCCTGCGCTGGGGCCAGACGGCGTTCGACGAGTTCAAGGTCGTCCCGCCGGGTACCGGCATCGTGCACCAGGTCAACATCGAGCACCTCGCCCGCGTCGTCATGACCCGCGGCGTCGACGGGACCCTGCGGGCCTACCCCGACACCTGCGTCGGCACCGACTCGCACACGACGATGGTCAACGGCATCGGCGTGCTCGGCTGGGGCGTCGGCGGCATCGAGGCCGAGGCCGCGATGCTCGGCCAGCCGGTGAGCATGCTCATCCCGCGCGTCGTCGGCTTCAAGCTGACCGGCGAGCTGCCCGAGGGCGCGACCGCCACCGACCTCGTCCTCACGATCACCGAGATGCTGCGCAAGCACGGCGTGGTCGGCAAGTTCGTCGAGTTCTACGGCCCGGCCGTCTCGGCGGTGCCGCTCGCGAACCGCGCCACCATCGGCAACATGAGCCCGGAGTACGGCTCCACCTGCGCGATCTTCCCGATCGACGACGAGACCGTGCGCTACCTCCAGCTGACGGGCCGCTCGGCAGAGCAGGTCGCGCTCGTCGAGGCCTACGCCAAGGAGCAGGGCCTCTGGCACGACCCGTCGGCCGAGCCGGTCTACTCCGAGCACGCCGAGCTCGACCTCTCCACCGTGGTGCCGTCGCTCGCCGGGCCGAAGCGCCCGCAGGACCGCGTCTCGCTCTCCGAGGCGAAGGCCGGCTTCCGCACCGCGCTCGCCAACTACGCCTCGGCCGCCCCCGAGACGCGCGTCGACGAGGGCGTCGAGGAGACCTTCCCCGCCTCCGACCCGATCGCGGTCGGCACCGCGGCCGAGGACGACGTCCCCGCCGTCGCCTCCGCGATCGTCGGCGACGTCTCCGGCCGCCCGAGCAACCCCGTGCGCACGACGCTGTCCGACGGCACCGAGGTGGAGCTCGACCACGGCGCGGTCACCATCGCGGCGATCACGAGCTGCACCAACACCTCCAACCCGAGCGTGATGATCGGCGCGGCGCTGCTCGCGAAGAAGGCCGTCGAGGCCGGGCTGTCGCGCAAGCCGTGGGTGAAGACCACGCTGGCGCCGGGCTCGAAGGTCGTCTCGGACTACTACGAGCGGGCCGGGCTCACGCCGTACCTCGACAAGCTGGGCTTCAACCTCGTCGGCTACGGCTGCACGACCTGCATCGGCAACTCGGGCCCGCTGCCCGAGGAGGTCTCGGCCGCGGTCAACGAGAACGACCTCGCCGTCGTCTCGGTGCTCTCCGGCAACCGCAACTTCGAGGGGCGCATCAACCCCGACGTGAAGATGAACTACCTCGCGTCCCCGCCGCTCGTCGTCGCGTACGCGCTGGCGGGCACGATGGACATCGACATCACCACCGAGCCGCTCGGCACGCGGGAGGACGGGTCGCCCGTCTACCTGCGCGACATCTGGCCGAGCTCGCAGGAGATCGAGGAGGTCGTCGACTCGGCGATCGCGTCGGAGATGTTCTCCCGCGACTACGCCGACGTCTTCGCCGGTGACGAGCGCTGGCAGTCGCTGCCGACGCCCGAGGGCAGCACCTTCGCCTGGGACCAGGGCTCGACCTACGTGCGCAAGCCCCCGTACTTCGAGGGCATGGCCGAGCAGCCGGCCCCGGTCACCGACATCTCCGGCGCGCGCGTGCTGCTGAAGCTCGGCGACTCGGTGACGACCGACCACATCAGCCCGGCGGGCTCCATCAAGGCGGACTCGCCGGCCGGCGCGTACCTCACCGAGCACGGCGTCGAGCGGCGGGACTTCAACTCGTACGGCTCCCGCCGTGGCAACCACGACGTCATGATCCGCGGCACGTTCGCGAACATCCGGCTACGCAACCAGATCGCGCCCGGCACCGAGGGCGGCTTCACCCGCGACTTCACCCAGGCCGACGCCCCGGTGACGACGGTCTACGACGCCGCCCAGGCGTACGCCGCAGCGGGCACGCCGCTCGTCATCCTGGCCGGCAAGGAGTACGGCTCGGGCTCCTCGCGCGACTGGGCCGCCAAGGGCACCGCGCTGCTTGGCGTGCGCGCCGTCATCGCCGAGTCGTACGAGCGCATCCACCGCTCGAACCTCATCGGGATGGGCGTGCTGCCCCTGCAGTTCCCCGAGGGCCAGAGCGCGGAGTCGCTGGGCCTCACCGGCGAGGAGACGTTCTCCATCACCGGGGTCACCGCGCTCAACGACGGCACGACGCCGCGGACGGTCACGGTGAAGGCGGGGGAGAAGGAGTTCGAGGCGCGCGTGCGGATCGACACCCCCGGCGAGGCGGACTACTACCGCCACGGCGGCATCCTGCAGTTCGTGCTGCGCTCGCTGATCGGCTAG
- a CDS encoding ROK family transcriptional regulator, whose protein sequence is MPGSQASLREANRARTLAVLRRLGPLTQVEVARATGLSPATVSNIVKELSASGVLQVERTTSSGGRRASRVSLSRSLGVAVGVDFGHRHLSVAVGDLAHEVLGERRVPLPAEHRWEEGLDLAAGLVEELVREAGGPDGAVLAVGLGLPGPVDADVRGVGSPTLLPGWVGVDVVAEMSRRTGAPVHVDNDANLGALAEWHWGAARGQDDVVYLKLAHGVGAGLVIGGRLFRGRRGTAGEFGHTTIDEAGRICRCGGRGCLETYVRAGVLVDMLRASHGPVTLAEVVQGARDGDPGCRRVVSDAGRHVGVALASLCNLLDPERVVVGGELATAGDVLLDPLREVVHRVAIHTGGGGVEVVAAELGERAEVLGALALALEQSAGVPVG, encoded by the coding sequence ATGCCCGGCTCGCAGGCTTCACTGCGTGAAGCCAACCGGGCCCGGACCCTCGCGGTCCTGCGGCGGCTCGGCCCGCTGACCCAGGTCGAGGTGGCCCGCGCCACCGGCCTCTCGCCGGCCACCGTGTCGAACATCGTCAAGGAGCTCAGCGCGAGCGGGGTGCTCCAGGTCGAGCGCACCACGTCGAGCGGCGGGCGGCGGGCGTCGCGCGTCTCGCTCAGCCGCTCGCTCGGCGTCGCGGTCGGCGTCGACTTCGGGCACCGGCACCTCAGCGTCGCCGTGGGCGACCTCGCGCACGAGGTGCTGGGGGAGCGGCGGGTCCCGCTGCCGGCGGAGCACCGCTGGGAGGAGGGCCTCGACCTCGCTGCGGGCCTGGTGGAGGAGCTGGTCCGGGAGGCCGGCGGCCCGGACGGTGCCGTGCTCGCCGTCGGGCTCGGGCTGCCCGGCCCCGTCGACGCCGACGTGCGCGGCGTCGGCTCGCCCACCCTGCTGCCCGGCTGGGTCGGCGTCGACGTGGTGGCCGAGATGTCGCGGCGCACCGGCGCTCCAGTCCACGTGGACAACGACGCCAACCTCGGCGCGCTCGCGGAGTGGCACTGGGGAGCCGCCCGCGGCCAGGACGACGTCGTCTACCTCAAGCTCGCCCACGGCGTGGGGGCCGGGCTCGTCATCGGCGGGCGGCTCTTCCGCGGCCGTCGCGGCACGGCGGGGGAGTTCGGGCACACGACGATCGACGAGGCGGGGCGCATCTGCCGCTGCGGTGGGCGCGGCTGCCTCGAGACGTACGTGCGGGCGGGCGTCCTCGTCGACATGCTGCGCGCGAGCCACGGGCCCGTGACGCTCGCGGAGGTGGTGCAGGGCGCGCGCGACGGCGACCCGGGCTGCCGGCGCGTCGTCTCGGACGCCGGGCGCCACGTCGGCGTGGCCCTGGCGAGCCTGTGCAACCTGCTCGACCCCGAGCGCGTCGTCGTCGGTGGCGAGCTCGCCACCGCCGGGGACGTCCTGCTGGACCCGCTGCGGGAGGTCGTCCACCGCGTGGCGATCCACACCGGCGGCGGTGGGGTCGAGGTCGTGGCCGCGGAGCTCGGCGAGCGGGCCGAGGTGCTCGGCGCCCTCGCCCTCGCGCTCGAGCAGAGCGCCGGCGTCCCCGTCGGCTGA
- a CDS encoding sugar ABC transporter substrate-binding protein, which translates to MRKTVLRAAVFSVAGAMALSACGSSSKSDSGSGSTTGSSTAASAPAPADSTASSAGSSTAASTGSGSGGGGGAKVGVILPDTQSSARWESFDRPLLQKALSDAGLQADIQNAQGDTSKQETIAQGMIQSGAKVLVLAAINFTVGAQIESEAKQAGVAVIDYDRLNLGGSADYYVSFDNVKVGEQQGQALVDCLGSKANARIIELNGDPGDYNATLFKQGYDSVLKAKYSSGWTKVGDQSVPKWDNAVGGTTFENLLTKAGNKVDGVVAANDGLGNAVVTVLKKAGLTGVPVTGQDATTQGLQNVLAGDQCVTVYKPVQQEAAAAAKLAIALAKGQDPGVTTTLNDPQGKRDVKFVALTSFPVTLKSNLTKPFDDGSVKAADVCTGKYAALCTKYGIK; encoded by the coding sequence ATGAGGAAGACGGTTCTGCGCGCCGCTGTGTTCAGCGTGGCGGGCGCCATGGCCCTCTCCGCTTGCGGCAGCAGCAGCAAGTCGGACAGCGGCAGCGGCTCGACCACGGGCTCCAGCACGGCCGCCAGCGCTCCTGCTCCCGCTGACTCCACCGCCAGCTCGGCCGGCTCGTCGACCGCGGCGTCGACCGGCTCCGGCAGCGGCGGTGGCGGCGGCGCCAAGGTCGGCGTCATCCTGCCCGACACGCAGTCCTCGGCCCGGTGGGAGTCGTTCGACCGCCCGCTGCTCCAGAAGGCGCTCAGCGACGCCGGCCTCCAGGCCGACATCCAGAACGCGCAGGGTGACACCTCCAAGCAGGAGACCATCGCCCAGGGCATGATCCAGTCCGGCGCGAAGGTGCTCGTCCTCGCGGCGATCAACTTCACCGTCGGTGCGCAGATCGAGTCCGAGGCCAAGCAGGCCGGCGTCGCGGTCATCGACTACGACCGCCTCAACCTGGGCGGCAGCGCCGACTACTACGTCTCGTTCGACAACGTGAAGGTCGGCGAGCAGCAGGGCCAGGCCCTGGTCGACTGCCTCGGCAGCAAGGCCAACGCCCGCATCATCGAGCTCAACGGCGACCCGGGCGACTACAACGCCACGCTGTTCAAGCAGGGCTACGACAGCGTGCTCAAGGCGAAGTACTCCTCCGGCTGGACCAAGGTCGGCGACCAGTCCGTGCCGAAGTGGGACAACGCCGTGGGCGGCACCACCTTCGAGAACCTCCTCACCAAGGCCGGCAACAAGGTCGACGGCGTCGTCGCCGCCAACGACGGCCTCGGCAACGCGGTCGTCACCGTCCTCAAGAAGGCCGGCCTCACCGGCGTCCCGGTCACCGGCCAGGACGCGACGACCCAGGGCCTGCAGAACGTCCTCGCCGGCGACCAGTGCGTGACGGTCTACAAGCCGGTCCAGCAGGAGGCCGCCGCGGCCGCGAAGCTCGCGATCGCGCTCGCCAAGGGCCAGGACCCGGGCGTCACCACCACGCTGAACGACCCGCAGGGCAAGCGCGACGTCAAGTTCGTCGCCCTGACCAGCTTCCCGGTCACGCTGAAGAGCAACCTGACCAAGCCGTTCGACGACGGCTCGGTCAAGGCTGCCGACGTCTGCACCGGCAAGTACGCGGCGCTCTGCACCAAGTACGGCATCAAGTAG
- a CDS encoding ATP-binding cassette domain-containing protein — MADQPILELRGINKSFGPVHVLHDIDFAVYPGEVTSLVGDNGAGKSTLVKCIAGIYTIDTGEIRFEGEPVTIHGPRDTAALGVEIVYQDLALCDNLDIVQNMFLGREIRKGAILDEAAMERKARDTLASLSVRTVKSVRQVVSSLSGGQRQTVAIAKSVLWNSKVVLLDEPTAALGVAQTRQVLDLVRRLADAGLGVVLISHNMNDVLEVSDRVAALYLGRLAAEVKAKDVTTGQVVELITSGRSGSIGMSAAAASATAI, encoded by the coding sequence GTGGCAGACCAACCGATCCTCGAGCTCCGCGGGATCAACAAGAGCTTCGGACCCGTCCACGTCCTGCACGACATCGACTTCGCCGTCTACCCGGGCGAGGTGACCTCCCTCGTCGGCGACAACGGCGCGGGCAAGTCGACGCTCGTCAAGTGCATCGCCGGCATCTACACGATCGACACCGGTGAGATCCGCTTCGAGGGCGAGCCCGTGACCATCCACGGTCCGCGCGACACCGCCGCCCTCGGCGTCGAGATCGTCTACCAGGACCTCGCGCTGTGCGACAACCTCGACATCGTCCAGAACATGTTCCTGGGCCGCGAGATCCGCAAGGGCGCGATCCTCGACGAGGCCGCGATGGAGCGCAAGGCGCGCGACACCCTGGCGAGCCTGTCGGTCCGTACGGTGAAGAGCGTCCGCCAGGTCGTCTCCAGCCTGTCGGGCGGCCAGCGCCAGACCGTCGCCATCGCCAAGAGCGTGCTCTGGAACAGCAAGGTCGTGCTCCTCGACGAGCCGACCGCCGCGCTCGGCGTGGCCCAGACGCGCCAGGTCCTCGACCTCGTGCGGCGCCTCGCCGACGCCGGCCTCGGCGTCGTGCTGATCTCGCACAACATGAACGACGTGCTCGAGGTCTCCGACCGCGTCGCGGCGCTCTACCTCGGTCGCCTCGCCGCTGAGGTCAAGGCGAAGGACGTGACGACCGGGCAGGTCGTCGAGCTCATCACGTCCGGCCGCTCGGGGTCCATCGGCATGTCCGCGGCGGCCGCCTCGGCCACCGCGATCTGA